In one window of Skermanella rosea DNA:
- a CDS encoding YcbK family protein, whose translation MKDRKLHLYHRQTGEFFKETYFEDGFYRVDALDKINWVLRDWRTDATTPIDPALLDILFNVANSVEAGKPFEILSGYRTPATNAALRRHGIRTASHSYHMVGQAVDITLPGVSLRNMRKAALALGKGGVGYYPRSGFIHVDTGDVRQWNGR comes from the coding sequence GTGAAGGATAGAAAGCTTCACCTTTACCATCGCCAGACCGGCGAATTTTTCAAAGAAACCTATTTCGAAGACGGGTTCTACCGCGTCGACGCGCTGGACAAGATCAACTGGGTCCTTCGAGACTGGCGCACCGACGCGACGACCCCGATTGATCCCGCCCTGCTCGATATCCTGTTCAACGTCGCGAACAGCGTGGAGGCCGGCAAGCCCTTCGAGATCCTGTCAGGTTATCGCACGCCCGCGACCAACGCGGCCCTGCGCCGGCATGGCATCCGGACCGCGTCGCACAGCTATCACATGGTCGGCCAGGCGGTCGACATCACGCTCCCCGGCGTGAGCCTCCGCAACATGCGGAAGGCGGCCCTCGCGCTCGGCAAGGGCGGCGTCGGCTATTATCCCAGGTCGGGCTTCATCCACGTCGATACCGGCGACGTCCGGCAGTGGAACGGGCGCTGA
- a CDS encoding GMC family oxidoreductase encodes MAAKFDLNDDGVVVIVGSGAGGGTLGNELAQKGVKVVVLEAGPRVEMEEFVNNEWESFSQISWLDKRTTSGSWRVAKDFAGLPAWIVKAVGGSTVHWAGASLRFQEHEFKTRTHYGELAGANLLDWPITLAELEPYYAKAEHKMGVTGTNGIPRLPGNNNYKVLAAGAKALGYKEFHSGNMAINSQERDGRASCRQIGFCFQGCKTGAKWSTLMAEIPKGEATGNLEVRSDAQVLKIEHDASGKVTGVLYGDRAGNVMRQKARVVAVAGNSIESPRLLLNSASGMFPDGLANSSGQVGRNYMRHTTGSVYAVFERPVHMYRGTTMAGIIRDESRFDPSRGFAGGYELETLSLGLPFMAAFLNPGAWGRGFTSALDGYDHMAGMWIVGEDMPQESNRITLHATEKDQFGQPIPNVHFDDHPNDVAMRNHAFRQGSALYDAVGATRTIHTPPYPSTHNLGTNRMSEKARDGVVNKHGQTHDVKNLFVSDGSQFTTGAACNPTLTIVSLAIRQADFIADRMSKREI; translated from the coding sequence ATGGCTGCTAAATTCGACCTCAACGACGACGGCGTCGTGGTGATCGTGGGTTCGGGCGCCGGCGGCGGCACGCTCGGCAACGAACTGGCCCAGAAGGGCGTCAAGGTGGTGGTGCTGGAGGCAGGCCCCCGTGTGGAGATGGAGGAGTTCGTCAACAACGAGTGGGAGTCATTCTCGCAGATCAGCTGGCTCGACAAGCGGACGACCTCGGGAAGCTGGCGTGTCGCCAAGGATTTCGCCGGACTTCCGGCATGGATCGTCAAGGCGGTGGGCGGCTCGACCGTCCATTGGGCGGGCGCCAGCCTGCGGTTCCAGGAGCACGAGTTCAAGACAAGGACCCATTACGGCGAGTTGGCCGGAGCCAACCTGCTGGACTGGCCGATCACGCTGGCGGAGCTGGAACCCTACTACGCCAAGGCCGAGCACAAGATGGGCGTGACCGGGACCAACGGCATCCCCCGCCTGCCCGGCAACAACAATTACAAGGTGCTGGCGGCCGGCGCCAAGGCGCTGGGCTACAAGGAATTCCACTCCGGCAACATGGCGATCAACTCGCAGGAGCGCGACGGCCGGGCGTCATGCCGGCAGATCGGCTTCTGCTTCCAGGGCTGCAAGACCGGGGCGAAATGGTCCACCCTGATGGCCGAGATCCCGAAGGGAGAGGCGACGGGCAACCTGGAGGTCCGGTCCGACGCACAGGTGCTTAAGATCGAGCATGACGCCTCGGGCAAGGTGACCGGCGTGCTCTATGGCGACAGGGCCGGCAACGTCATGCGGCAGAAGGCCCGCGTCGTCGCCGTGGCCGGCAACTCGATCGAGAGTCCGCGCCTGCTTCTCAACTCGGCGTCCGGCATGTTCCCGGACGGCCTCGCCAACAGTTCCGGCCAGGTCGGGCGCAACTACATGCGCCATACCACGGGATCGGTCTACGCCGTGTTCGAGAGGCCGGTCCACATGTATCGCGGCACGACCATGGCCGGGATCATCCGCGACGAGTCCCGATTCGATCCGTCTCGGGGCTTCGCCGGCGGATACGAGCTGGAGACGCTGTCGCTGGGCCTGCCGTTCATGGCGGCGTTCCTCAATCCCGGTGCCTGGGGCCGCGGCTTCACCTCGGCGCTGGACGGCTACGACCACATGGCCGGCATGTGGATCGTGGGCGAGGACATGCCCCAGGAGAGCAACCGGATCACCCTGCACGCGACCGAGAAGGACCAGTTCGGCCAGCCGATCCCGAACGTGCATTTCGACGACCACCCCAACGACGTCGCCATGCGCAACCACGCCTTCCGGCAGGGCTCGGCCCTGTACGACGCGGTGGGGGCGACCCGCACGATCCATACCCCGCCGTACCCTTCCACGCACAATCTCGGGACCAACCGGATGAGCGAGAAGGCGCGGGACGGCGTGGTCAACAAGCATGGGCAGACCCATGATGTGAAGAACCTGTTCGTATCGGATGGCAGCCAGTTCACCACGGGGGCCGCCTGCAATCCCACCCTGACCATCGTCTCGCTGGCCATCCGCCAGGCCGACTTCATCGCGGACCGGATGAGCAAGCGCGAGATCTGA
- a CDS encoding fatty acid desaturase, with translation MPLAGLTVLMGFSLQVGYWLTLLLAIPAAFFLVRAFILQHDCGHGSLFKSGWANDALGRCLSVLTMTPYGYWKREHAIHHATSGNLEKRGIGDITTLTVREYLALSRWGRLRYRLYRHPVVLFGIGPAFMFLIRHRIAIGDGTNDRAAWTSVLGTNAAILAALVAASLLFGWLPVLMVWGPVILLAATIGIWMFYVQHQFDGVQWHHEDDWDFHAAALDGCSFYDLPRWLHWLTGYIGYHHVHHLSSKIPNYRLRDCHLSIPDLQRVRALGLIESLKTVSLALWDEDSRRMIRFGDLRERMA, from the coding sequence TTGCCCCTCGCCGGCCTGACCGTCCTGATGGGCTTCAGCCTGCAGGTGGGATACTGGCTGACACTGCTGCTCGCTATCCCCGCCGCCTTCTTCCTGGTGCGGGCCTTCATCCTCCAGCATGACTGCGGTCACGGCAGCCTGTTCAAGTCCGGCTGGGCCAACGACGCGCTCGGACGCTGCCTCTCCGTGCTGACCATGACGCCCTATGGCTACTGGAAGCGCGAACACGCGATCCACCACGCCACCTCGGGCAACCTGGAAAAGCGCGGCATCGGCGACATCACCACGCTGACGGTTCGGGAATACCTGGCCCTGTCGCGCTGGGGCCGGCTGCGCTACCGGCTGTACCGGCACCCGGTCGTGCTGTTCGGCATCGGCCCGGCCTTCATGTTCCTGATCCGCCACCGGATCGCGATCGGGGACGGCACCAACGATCGTGCCGCCTGGACTAGCGTCCTGGGCACCAACGCCGCGATCCTGGCGGCACTCGTGGCGGCCTCGCTCCTGTTCGGCTGGTTGCCGGTCCTGATGGTCTGGGGTCCGGTCATCCTGCTGGCCGCGACGATCGGCATCTGGATGTTCTACGTGCAGCACCAGTTCGACGGGGTCCAGTGGCACCACGAGGACGATTGGGACTTCCACGCCGCGGCGCTGGACGGCTGCTCCTTCTACGACCTGCCGCGGTGGCTGCACTGGCTGACCGGGTATATCGGTTACCACCACGTGCATCACCTGTCGTCGAAGATCCCGAACTACAGGCTGAGGGACTGCCACCTGTCGATTCCCGACCTGCAGCGGGTCCGCGCCCTGGGCCTGATCGAAAGCCTGAAGACCGTGAGCCTTGCCCTGTGGGACGAGGACAGCCGCAGGATGATCCGCTTCGGCGACCTGCGCGAGCGCATGGCCTGA
- a CDS encoding right-handed parallel beta-helix repeat-containing protein, which translates to MGDRQIWVSKSGSNSNSGSSSAPLKTIQAAVDRASGGADIMVKAGTYVENVRIRKDDISLISADGKHEATIKAASQKGAAISGFGVEDVTIKGFVIDGPSGSNAVHFGMSGRGFGDPIRNLTIQDNKIHSSGLDGVKVSQAYNVKVLNNDVSGSGEEGIDFVAVNNSRIAGNDVSGSDGPSSLGVKGGSSNVTIEDNTVWDAKGAGISVGGWTTAKWMWPNARSYEAKNLKVVGNEVSDVGKAAILVSGARDSHIGDNYLDPDNGQKAAIWVDRSKAAHPSPIYSKDISIEGNAFESSKLVQVNKGNGTGLEVSGNTAAASGQKGVWASAKSAADTAHATEAPNDAVPDVIAIAREVLPESFRSHDGEDLPDIQIVVGDESVVYSPIRDGSFDGAELPGGAAPTEDYLFFGLPAETVDDDAADDAAVILTGWHAVEDAPHAELAGAVQGSSVAADWLLQG; encoded by the coding sequence ATGGGCGATCGTCAGATCTGGGTTTCCAAATCCGGAAGCAACTCAAACTCCGGCAGCTCTTCAGCTCCTCTGAAGACTATTCAAGCCGCCGTCGATCGCGCTTCGGGCGGTGCCGACATCATGGTCAAGGCGGGCACCTATGTCGAAAACGTCCGCATCCGCAAAGATGACATCTCGCTGATCTCGGCCGACGGAAAGCATGAGGCGACGATCAAGGCGGCCTCGCAGAAAGGTGCGGCGATCAGCGGCTTCGGGGTCGAGGATGTCACGATCAAGGGCTTCGTGATCGATGGGCCGTCCGGATCCAACGCCGTCCATTTCGGCATGTCCGGCCGCGGGTTCGGCGATCCGATCCGCAACCTGACCATCCAGGACAACAAGATCCACAGCTCCGGCCTGGATGGGGTCAAGGTTTCCCAGGCGTACAATGTCAAGGTGCTGAATAACGATGTTTCCGGCTCCGGCGAGGAGGGGATCGATTTCGTCGCGGTCAACAACTCGCGCATCGCGGGCAACGACGTGTCGGGCAGCGACGGTCCCTCCAGCCTCGGCGTCAAGGGCGGATCGTCCAACGTCACGATCGAGGACAACACTGTCTGGGACGCCAAGGGCGCAGGCATCAGCGTGGGCGGCTGGACGACGGCCAAGTGGATGTGGCCGAACGCGCGCAGCTATGAGGCCAAGAACCTGAAGGTCGTCGGGAACGAGGTCTCGGACGTGGGCAAGGCCGCGATCCTCGTCTCCGGCGCCCGGGACAGCCACATCGGCGACAATTATCTCGACCCCGACAACGGCCAGAAGGCCGCGATCTGGGTGGATCGCAGCAAGGCGGCGCACCCGAGCCCCATCTACTCCAAGGACATTTCCATCGAGGGCAACGCCTTCGAAAGCTCCAAGCTGGTGCAGGTGAACAAGGGCAACGGCACCGGCCTGGAAGTCAGCGGCAACACGGCGGCCGCTTCGGGGCAGAAGGGCGTCTGGGCCTCGGCCAAGAGCGCCGCCGATACTGCCCATGCCACCGAGGCTCCGAACGATGCGGTCCCCGACGTGATCGCGATCGCCCGGGAAGTCCTGCCGGAGAGCTTCCGCAGCCACGACGGCGAGGATCTGCCGGACATCCAGATCGTCGTGGGCGACGAGTCCGTGGTCTACAGCCCGATCCGCGACGGCAGTTTTGACGGGGCTGAACTGCCGGGCGGCGCCGCACCGACGGAAGACTACCTGTTCTTCGGGCTGCCCGCCGAAACGGTCGATGACGACGCGGCCGACGATGCCGCCGTGATCCTCACCGGGTGGCATGCGGTCGAGGATGCGCCGCACGCCGAACTGGCGGGTGCCGTCCAGGGTAGCTCAGTCGCCGCCGACTGGCTGCTCCAAGGATAG
- a CDS encoding LysR family transcriptional regulator yields the protein MDFSLSDLTLFVRTATLGNISAAGREIGLAPASASQRLQAIEREIGARLFHRTTRKVALSEDGRIFLAYAQKILTDAEEARDAVTGTQSPAGMLSVTAPASFGRQYISPVLPEFLKAHPRLRVRMHLMDHVVDIVAQGIDIAIRIGTLPDSTLVAKRLVTNRRVVCAAPAYLAEHGTPATPADLEGHACLVLGDQRLWRFESAGGSGGEVAVRVAGPLESNHGEVIKDAAAAGIGIAIKSTWDVADLLRDGRLVPILGDYPLAGDSAIWAVYPNMRLLPVRVRLFIDFLAKRFGQPTPYWDKVSTSEGQAPFLLKD from the coding sequence ATGGATTTCAGCCTTTCCGACCTGACGCTCTTCGTCCGCACCGCGACACTTGGCAATATCAGCGCGGCCGGGCGGGAGATCGGCCTTGCACCGGCGTCGGCCAGCCAACGCCTCCAGGCGATCGAACGGGAGATCGGGGCTCGGCTGTTCCATCGGACTACGCGCAAAGTCGCCTTGAGCGAGGACGGCCGAATCTTCCTGGCCTATGCGCAGAAGATCCTGACGGATGCCGAGGAAGCCAGGGATGCGGTGACGGGGACACAGTCGCCCGCCGGGATGCTGTCGGTCACCGCTCCCGCTTCCTTCGGCCGCCAATACATCTCGCCGGTCCTGCCCGAGTTCCTGAAGGCCCATCCCAGGCTGCGGGTGCGGATGCACCTGATGGACCATGTGGTCGATATCGTGGCCCAAGGGATCGACATCGCCATCCGGATCGGCACCCTGCCCGACAGCACGCTGGTGGCGAAGCGGCTGGTGACCAACCGCCGCGTCGTCTGCGCCGCCCCGGCTTATCTGGCCGAGCACGGTACCCCCGCCACGCCGGCGGACCTGGAGGGGCACGCCTGCCTTGTCCTCGGCGACCAGCGCCTGTGGCGTTTCGAGAGTGCCGGCGGTTCGGGAGGCGAGGTCGCGGTGCGCGTCGCCGGCCCGCTGGAGAGCAACCATGGCGAGGTGATCAAGGACGCGGCCGCCGCGGGTATCGGCATCGCCATCAAGTCGACCTGGGATGTCGCCGACCTGCTGCGCGACGGACGGCTGGTGCCGATCCTCGGTGACTATCCGCTGGCGGGAGACAGCGCGATCTGGGCGGTCTATCCCAACATGCGGCTGCTCCCGGTCCGGGTCAGGTTGTTCATCGATTTCCTTGCGAAGCGCTTCGGTCAGCCGACGCCCTATTGGGACAAGGTCAGCACCTCCGAAGGACAGGCACCATTCTTACTAAAGGATTAA
- the lysM gene encoding peptidoglycan-binding protein LysM, with protein sequence MGFFDFVKDAGRKLGIGSDAPTPDELRAEVTKLGLEAKDFAVDVKDDIVTVSGTAPSQEQREKIVLALGNVHGVAKVEDRLAVAQADAPAAATPAAANAAPESRFYTVKKGDTLSKVSKEFYGDPNRYQAIFEANRPMLEHPDKIYPGQMLRIP encoded by the coding sequence ATGGGCTTCTTCGATTTCGTGAAGGATGCGGGCCGCAAGCTGGGTATCGGCAGCGACGCTCCGACGCCGGACGAGCTGCGCGCCGAAGTCACCAAGCTCGGCCTTGAGGCCAAGGATTTCGCGGTCGACGTGAAGGACGACATCGTCACCGTTTCCGGCACCGCCCCGTCGCAAGAGCAGCGCGAGAAGATCGTCCTGGCGCTCGGCAACGTGCACGGCGTCGCCAAGGTCGAGGATCGCCTGGCCGTGGCCCAGGCTGACGCGCCTGCCGCCGCCACTCCGGCGGCCGCCAACGCTGCGCCGGAATCGCGCTTCTACACGGTGAAGAAGGGCGACACGCTTTCGAAGGTTTCGAAGGAGTTCTACGGAGATCCCAACAGGTATCAGGCGATCTTCGAGGCGAACCGGCCGATGCTGGAGCATCCGGACAAGATCTATCCCGGCCAGATGCTCCGTATTCCCTGA
- a CDS encoding zinc-binding alcohol dehydrogenase family protein, with protein MKAVGYSESLPITEERSLFDFEAPKPVPGLRDLLVRIEAVSVNPVDTKVRMRRTGTPEQPVILGWDAAGVVEAVGRDVTLFKPGDEVFYAGSITRPGSNAEYGLVDERIVGHKPRSLSFTQAAALPLTAITAWECLFDRFRIPVGKAPTDDAILIIGAAGGVGSIAVQLARRLTNLTVIGTASRPETRDWVTASGAHHVIDHSRSLSEEMARIGYPTVRYVLSLTHTDRHWAEIVKVMAPQGEITLIDDPASLDVMQIKGKAGTLHIELMFVRAMHETPDMIQQHKLLDEVSGLVDEGLIRTTLGQEFGTINAANLRKAHAALESGRSIGKIVLTGF; from the coding sequence ATGAAAGCCGTCGGCTACAGCGAAAGCCTGCCCATTACCGAAGAGCGTTCCCTGTTCGATTTCGAGGCGCCCAAACCGGTCCCGGGGCTGCGCGACCTGCTGGTGCGGATCGAGGCGGTCTCGGTCAATCCGGTCGATACCAAGGTCCGCATGCGCCGTACGGGAACACCCGAACAGCCGGTGATCCTGGGCTGGGACGCCGCCGGCGTGGTGGAAGCGGTCGGGCGCGACGTCACGCTCTTCAAGCCCGGCGACGAGGTCTTCTACGCCGGCAGCATCACCCGCCCGGGCAGCAACGCGGAATACGGCTTGGTGGACGAGCGGATCGTCGGCCACAAGCCCCGGAGCCTGTCCTTCACCCAGGCGGCCGCATTGCCGCTGACCGCCATCACCGCGTGGGAATGCCTGTTCGACCGGTTCCGCATTCCGGTCGGCAAGGCGCCGACCGACGACGCCATCCTGATCATCGGGGCGGCCGGGGGCGTCGGATCGATCGCGGTTCAGCTCGCCCGCAGGCTCACCAACCTCACCGTCATCGGCACGGCCTCGCGGCCGGAAACGCGGGATTGGGTGACGGCCTCGGGCGCGCATCACGTGATCGACCATTCCAGGTCCCTGTCGGAGGAGATGGCCCGGATCGGGTACCCGACGGTGCGCTACGTGCTATCCCTGACCCACACCGACAGGCACTGGGCGGAGATCGTCAAGGTCATGGCCCCCCAGGGGGAGATCACCCTGATCGACGACCCGGCGTCCCTGGACGTCATGCAGATCAAGGGCAAGGCCGGGACGCTTCACATCGAGCTGATGTTCGTCCGCGCCATGCACGAGACGCCCGACATGATCCAGCAGCATAAGCTGCTCGACGAGGTCTCGGGCCTGGTCGACGAGGGACTGATCCGGACCACCCTCGGCCAGGAATTCGGCACGATCAATGCCGCGAACCTGCGCAAGGCCCATGCGGCACTGGAGAGCGGCCGCTCGATCGGCAAGATCGTCCTGACCGGCTTCTAG
- a CDS encoding calcium-binding protein: MTTRIGTSVRDVLYGTRWADTLRGEAGNDYLNGQGGNDSLSGGAGDDKLDGGAGNDTLRGGDGIDALFGGDGSDVLHGDGGNDYLSGGAGFDQLFGGAGNDRLVGGEGSNDLSGGDGNDVLVLEEHGTVRETSSLFSGGTGRDTLHVVADDARVLVDPYTGSTATAPARIAIDLDDEGSGGSLWFQDGDGWAFEAAGTFDGIEAFTVSEGTRLDFHGGAGDATVTGGLHADLFEGGSGNETFHGGGGADLFLMSWNGSLQGMGHDRIVGFKAAEGDRIASAFFTGKHGVDLKTTWVEKNGHTVFTTRTPDGTIVHTLDVDAVGLPKGTMADHDWA; encoded by the coding sequence ATGACGACCCGGATCGGCACCTCGGTACGCGATGTCCTGTATGGAACCCGCTGGGCGGACACGCTCCGCGGCGAGGCCGGCAACGACTACCTCAACGGACAGGGCGGCAACGACAGCTTGTCCGGAGGCGCCGGTGACGACAAGCTCGACGGCGGAGCCGGCAACGATACGCTACGGGGAGGCGACGGCATCGATGCCCTGTTCGGCGGTGACGGTTCTGATGTCCTCCACGGCGACGGCGGCAACGATTACCTCTCCGGTGGCGCCGGGTTCGACCAACTCTTCGGCGGTGCCGGCAACGACCGCTTGGTCGGCGGCGAGGGAAGCAACGACCTATCCGGCGGCGACGGCAACGACGTGCTGGTGCTCGAGGAGCACGGCACGGTCCGGGAGACCTCCTCCCTGTTCTCCGGCGGGACGGGCCGCGATACCCTGCACGTCGTTGCGGACGATGCCCGGGTGCTCGTGGATCCCTACACCGGATCGACCGCGACCGCTCCGGCGCGCATCGCCATCGATCTGGACGATGAAGGATCCGGCGGCAGCCTGTGGTTCCAGGACGGCGACGGCTGGGCTTTCGAAGCTGCCGGCACCTTCGACGGGATCGAGGCCTTCACCGTCTCCGAGGGTACCCGGCTGGATTTCCATGGCGGAGCCGGTGATGCGACGGTGACCGGCGGCCTGCACGCCGACCTGTTCGAGGGCGGCTCGGGCAACGAGACCTTTCATGGGGGCGGCGGGGCCGACCTGTTCCTGATGAGCTGGAACGGCTCACTTCAGGGAATGGGTCATGACAGGATCGTCGGCTTCAAGGCCGCCGAAGGCGACCGCATCGCTTCCGCGTTCTTCACCGGGAAGCATGGGGTCGATCTGAAGACGACCTGGGTCGAGAAGAACGGCCATACGGTCTTCACCACCCGGACGCCCGACGGAACCATCGTCCACACGCTCGACGTGGACGCCGTCGGCTTGCCCAAGGGAACCATGGCCGATCACGACTGGGCGTGA
- a CDS encoding right-handed parallel beta-helix repeat-containing protein has product MTPFSNITPQRTIWVSNKGSNSNNGSEGSPFKTIQAALDKATPGTAIMVKAGTYVENVNFKHSGTEKAPIWLISADGAGAAKIKPASAGTATIAGFGEENIVVRGFDVTAQSKQNGIQFGMAGTDFKDMVKNIVVEGNIIRGAGMDGIKISQGDNVHILGNTIIGAGDQGIDFVAVNDSVIARNDISKVTGVAGLFAKGGSTNVRIEYNRVHDVDVDGISIGGWTTPKWMRPGMRDYEAKNVVAIGNEVFDVGKRPLNFLGAVDSTATGNLLAGNPKYYTVVNVAAGKTGGKATPSSDITINNNTINRSNNWLSVESGQGKGLEVSGNRFDGVWNGKAGPGSGTVGTVPKPTDPVDTVTVTDASYTMPSSVENANVTRSGGSKVTGNAKDNVIKGGSGNDVLDGGVGNDRLTGGGGNDVFVIAKGKGNDVITDFKAGAGAGDTVRLEGTPFGSFAAVKAAMKQSGADVVLDLGGGQTLKFLNIKIAAFAADDFGFSPAGSTPTPLPTLAQWRESVAFTSTIKGTSKNDTLTGTDRNDQLDGGSGHDVMRGGKGDDTYVAGSIYDKVVEKPGEGIDTVKLWDVSYTLPDNVENLIGLRAGGMTLTGNGLSNIIKGNAGKDTIIGGGGADQLYGGGGSDSFVFNGLGDKGDVIMDFKVGQDILDLRPLMSGHRADYDVEVVAKGAGAVAVWVHHDGKVDELVTLAGVGSDDIGSMQPGKAAWLLV; this is encoded by the coding sequence TTGACGCCGTTTTCCAACATCACGCCGCAGCGCACCATTTGGGTTTCCAACAAGGGCAGCAACAGCAACAACGGATCCGAAGGTTCTCCGTTCAAGACGATCCAGGCCGCATTGGACAAGGCCACGCCCGGAACGGCCATCATGGTGAAGGCGGGCACCTATGTTGAGAACGTCAATTTCAAGCATAGCGGTACGGAAAAGGCGCCGATCTGGTTGATCTCGGCCGACGGCGCCGGGGCCGCGAAGATCAAGCCCGCCAGCGCGGGTACCGCGACCATCGCCGGCTTCGGCGAGGAGAACATCGTCGTTCGCGGCTTCGACGTGACGGCGCAGTCCAAGCAGAACGGCATCCAGTTCGGCATGGCCGGCACCGACTTCAAGGACATGGTCAAGAACATCGTCGTCGAGGGCAACATCATCCGCGGCGCCGGCATGGACGGCATCAAGATCTCCCAGGGCGACAACGTCCATATCCTGGGTAACACCATCATCGGTGCAGGCGACCAGGGCATCGACTTCGTCGCGGTCAATGACAGCGTCATCGCCCGCAACGACATTTCCAAGGTCACGGGTGTGGCCGGCCTGTTCGCCAAGGGCGGTTCGACGAACGTCCGGATCGAGTACAACAGGGTCCATGACGTCGATGTGGACGGCATTTCCATCGGCGGCTGGACGACGCCCAAATGGATGCGGCCGGGCATGCGCGACTATGAGGCGAAGAACGTCGTCGCGATCGGCAACGAGGTCTTCGACGTGGGCAAGCGCCCGCTCAACTTCCTGGGCGCGGTCGACAGCACGGCGACCGGCAACCTGCTGGCCGGCAATCCCAAATACTACACCGTCGTCAACGTCGCGGCCGGCAAGACGGGCGGCAAGGCGACCCCGTCCTCGGACATCACGATCAACAACAACACCATAAACCGGTCGAACAACTGGCTGAGCGTGGAGTCCGGCCAGGGCAAGGGCCTGGAGGTTTCCGGCAACCGTTTCGACGGCGTGTGGAACGGCAAGGCGGGCCCCGGTTCCGGCACGGTCGGAACGGTTCCCAAGCCGACCGATCCGGTCGACACGGTCACGGTGACCGACGCGAGCTACACCATGCCGTCATCGGTCGAGAACGCCAACGTGACGCGCTCGGGCGGTTCCAAGGTCACCGGCAACGCCAAGGACAACGTGATCAAGGGCGGCTCCGGCAACGACGTGCTCGACGGCGGCGTCGGCAACGACCGATTGACCGGCGGTGGCGGCAACGACGTGTTCGTGATCGCGAAGGGCAAGGGCAACGACGTCATCACCGACTTCAAGGCCGGTGCCGGGGCGGGCGACACGGTGCGCCTGGAAGGAACGCCTTTCGGCAGCTTCGCGGCGGTCAAGGCGGCCATGAAGCAGTCCGGTGCGGATGTCGTTCTGGACCTTGGTGGCGGGCAGACGCTCAAGTTCCTGAACATCAAGATCGCCGCCTTCGCGGCCGACGATTTCGGGTTCAGCCCGGCCGGTTCGACGCCGACGCCCCTACCGACCCTGGCCCAGTGGCGCGAGAGCGTCGCGTTCACCAGCACGATCAAGGGCACGTCGAAGAACGACACCCTGACCGGCACCGACCGGAATGATCAGCTCGACGGCGGCTCGGGGCATGACGTCATGCGGGGCGGCAAGGGCGACGACACCTACGTGGCCGGAAGCATCTACGACAAGGTGGTCGAGAAGCCGGGCGAGGGGATCGACACCGTCAAGCTCTGGGACGTCTCCTACACGCTGCCCGACAATGTCGAGAACCTGATCGGGCTCAGGGCGGGCGGCATGACACTGACCGGCAACGGCCTGTCGAACATCATCAAGGGCAATGCCGGCAAGGACACCATCATCGGCGGCGGTGGCGCCGACCAGCTCTACGGCGGCGGCGGAAGCGACAGCTTCGTGTTCAACGGCCTCGGCGACAAGGGCGACGTGATCATGGACTTCAAGGTCGGCCAGGACATCCTGGACCTGAGGCCCTTGATGTCCGGGCACCGTGCGGACTACGACGTCGAGGTGGTCGCCAAGGGAGCCGGAGCCGTGGCCGTCTGGGTTCATCACGACGGCAAAGTGGACGAGCTTGTCACCCTGGCGGGGGTCGGGTCCGACGATATCGGCTCGATGCAGCCCGGCAAGGCGGCTTGGCTGCTGGTCTGA